The following is a genomic window from Fimbriimonadia bacterium.
TGCCAGGGCCTCACTATCTCCGAGATTGAAGACGTGCTTGCACGCTCCCTCGTCGAAAAAAAGCGGCCGGACGTGGAGGCCGTGCTCACGCAGAAGAAGCAGCTCATCCGCAAGTCGGGCATCCTCGAGTACTACCCGTCGCAAGTGGAGATGAAGGACGTGGGAGGTCTGAACGCGGTGAAGGCGTGGCTGTCGCGTCGGACAGTGGCCTTCTCGGAGAAGGCGAAGGCGTTCGGGCTGCCCGCCCCGAAGGGCATGCTGATCCTGGGAGTACAGGGGTGCGGAAAGAGCCTCATAGCCAAGTCCATCGCGGCACACTGGGGCCTGCCGCTGTTGCGAATGGACGTGGGCAAGATCTTCAGCGGCATCGTCGGCTCGTCGGAAGAGAACATGCGCAAGGCAATCCGCGTGGCCGAGTCCGTGGCGCCCTGCGTGCTGTGGACCGACGAGCTGGAGAAGGGGTTCGCGGGAGTGCAAAGCTCGTCGTTCTCCGATTCGGGCACCACGGCGCGCGTGTTTGCCACATTCCTTGCATGGATGCAGGAGAAGACCGCGCCGGTGTTCCTCGTTGCGACCGCGAACGACGTGACGCAACTGCCACCCGAGCTGCTTCGCAAGGGCCGCTTCGACGAGATCTTCTTCGTGGACCTGCCGACGCCGGCGGAGCGAGAGGAGATATTCCGGATTCATCTGGCGAAGCGAGGTCGCAACCCGAGCAAGTTCAACCTAGAGAAGCTGGTGAAAGCGACCGAGGGCTTCAGCGGCGCGGAGATCGAGCAGGTGGTGGTATCGGGGTTGTTCGCCGCGTTCAACGCCGACCGCGAGCTGACGACTCAGGACATGATCGAGGAGGCCGGTCATCTGGTACCGCTGTCTCGGATGATGCAGGAGGACATAGCGGCTCTGCGGGAGTGGGCCCGCCTTCGCGCACGTCCGGCCACCGTCCCCGAGCCCGCCCCCGAGCCCAAACGGCGGCGAGTGAAGAAGTGACATCCCTCCCTCAGCGGAGAGGGGTTGAATGAAGGGGCGGCGCGGTGGGTGGCTCGGTACCTATCTGCGATCGGCGATACCTCGAACTCTACGTGACAGGCCTAGTCGGGGTGTGGCGAACCACCGCCGCATGTGGCGTGGAGAGCGGTGCGGGGTCGAGAACTCACGCTGAGAACGCAGAGGTCCGCAGAGAGCGCCGAGCATGTGCACCTGTTCACTACGCGGAGTGTCGGCGGTGTGCTCCGAACACCAGCTCGCGAATCCCTTGGTCCATGGACCGTGAGAAGGGCGGGAGGCCAGATCAGGGCTTGCGGGCAATCAAGACGGATGTGCCGAAGGGGAGGTCGGTGCGGGAAACGAACTCCAGGCCGGCGTCTCGGAGCCACTCGCGCATTTCCGTCTCCGTGTAGTTGTCCCCGCCTTCGGTACCCAGCAGCATGTTGATGGAGAACATGGCGCCCTCGGGCGGCTGGGTGCGGTCTTCGCTCATCACGTAGTCCACGATCACCAGCCGCCCGCCGGGCGACAGGGCGCGCGCGCACTTGGCGACGAGCGAGCGGTTGGCCTGATACGAATTGCTGTGTACGATGGCGCAAAGGAAGACCAGGTCGTAGTCCCGGCCCAGGTCTTCGCGCGTGTAGTCGCCCGGCTGCGTGGTGACCCGGTCCGTCAGGCCCGCCGCCGCGACGTATTCTTGGGTGAGGCCGACCACCTCCGGCAGGTCGAACACCACGGCTTGCGCACCCGGCTCGCGCCGCACCATCTCCATGCAGTAAGCGCCCGAGCCCCCGCCCACGTCTAGGATGCGCTTCACGCCCCGCAGGTCTACCGGTGCCAGCGTCTCGGGCGCTTGTGGCACGCCGCGCCAGTGCATGGCCGCGATAAAGGCGCGAAGCCACTCGACGCCGCGATCCGCCACGTGGTGTGGCACCATGCTCTTGCCCGTCCTCACGACTTCGGTAAGGGTGGACCAGGTGTGCCACTGGTTCGCGCCGTGCATCAGCCCTGCCATGTAGCCCGGCTTGCCCTCGACCAGATGCTCCGAAGCGAACGGTGTGTTGGAGAACCGGCCCTCCGACTTGCGAACGAGGCCCAATGCGACCTGGGCATTCAGCAGGCGCGCCACGGCTCCCGCATCCGCACCGGCACGCATGGCCACTTCCTCGGCGGCCAGGTCTTCGTCGCCGAGCGCCGAGAAGAGTCCCAGCTCGAATGCCGAGAGGAGCACGCGGCTCTTCTGAAAAGCGTAGGCCATATCTCGGACGGACTGGACGGTAGGCTCGTTGAGTTGCTGGGTCATGGCTGCTCCTCCTGCCGCGAGGTCCGAAGAAAGTTCGGCTTAGGAGCGGGGATTCCTAGTGGCCGGGGCCGAAGCGTGGTATATCGTACATAGCGGTCCGAGCCACGCTCGGGGCCGCGTCCGTCTGTCTTTCAAGGAGGATGTCGGTTCGATGCGCTCTTGGCTCGGAGGGTCGAAGGCAGGGATGCTGGTGGTGGCTGTGGCGTTGTCTTTGGTGCTTACGGGTGTCACATGGAGCACCAACGACCCGTCGGCGACCAAGGTGGGGGGCGCAGTCTTAGCCAAGTTCGAACCGGCATCCGGTTGCTATCTCGGGGCCTTCATTGATTTCGACCTGACCCTCGACAGGCCGTACGTGGACCAGAACGGCCGCACGCGTCAGTGTCCGACGGGTTTCGAGGAGGTGGTCGGCAAGCCGCACGCGATGTACTTCTTCTACATGGGCTACGGGGGGCCGCTGCCACTCGACTGGGTGTGCTACCTCCGGGACAAGGGGAAATTCGTGCACATCGCGCTCGAGCCGAATCAAGGTCTAGACAAGGTCCGAGACGACGAGTACTTGCGGAATTTGGCGGACACGCTGCGCATGTCCGAGGCGAAGGTGTTCTTGCGTTTCGCGTCCGAGATGAACGGGAACTGGGTCCGCTACCACGGCAACCCCAAGTTGTACGTTGAGAAGTTTCGTCTGGTCGCTCGCGTGATGAGAGAGAGGGCGCCGAACGTAGCGATGGTGTGGTGCCCCTATGCCACACCCACCTCCAACATACCATCCTACTACCCGGGTGACGACGCAGTGGATTGGGTGGGTGTCAATCTGTACAACGTTACTCATAACAACAACGACCGCAGCAAACCAGCGGGGCATATCAGCCCTCTGGACCTACTGCGATACGTGTACGATCGGTATTCTGCGTGCAAACCTATCATGATATGCGAATATGGGGTGACGCATCGTTCGGCGACGATGGCTACACCCGTGTCGGAGTTCGCGCAGAATCGCATCATTACACTGTACAGGGCGCTCGCCACGAAGTACACGCGCGTGAAGGCCATCAACTACTTCAATGGGAACAACATGGACGCGGTCCCACATCGGGCTTTCAATGATTACAGCGTCACGAACGACCCGATCGTGCTGGCCGCATACCGGCGCGCGATCGATTCTCCGCACTTCCTGACTGCTCCGCCGGGAGTGATTGCCACGCTGCCGAAAGCTGCCGCGGGTGCCAGCGATAGGATGGTGACGGTACTCGTCTGCGCGGACAGCAAGCGCCCCGCGACGGCATACTGTCCGGAGGCGGTGCCGCGCCAGTTCCGCGCCGGTTCGGTACCCACGAAAGGCTGCCACCTGCACCGTCCTTGACGGTATCGGCTTAGCAGTTCGTCGAGCTACTGCGCGCTGCGACCCGGCAGAATTAGGAGTGCCGCAGTGACCAGTGCGGTGATACCTATCAAAGCCCATGTCATTCGCTTCTCCGACGGCGACAGGGTGAAGCAACCTCGATTGACGATCAGGATGACCGCCGCGATTGGCACTAGTGCAGGCAGGCCGTTCAGCCGAAAGCCACCCACGCTAACACCGCCGAGCAGTAGCACGAATAGCATGTAACCGACTAGTGTGGGGATCAGCCACAACAGCGTAGTCTTCGCGTGGAAGCCCGCTCTGTGCAGTACTGCGAAGAACATCGCAAGGAATAGTACGTCGGCAGGACCCATGAACGCTAGCGGCATCGCGCTGCCGACACTGGGCACCTTCACCGCCACCTTCTCGAACACCTCGGGCGCCTTCTCTATCACCTGCTTGGCTATGCCCACCGGCGAGAGAACCGTGGCGATGTCCACCATAGCAAGCACCGGCGCGATGGGCACCAGCATGTTGGGTTCCTTTACGGCGCGCGCCACCAACATGCCCGCCGAACCCGCTGTGGCAAGCAGCGCCCCCTGCCCCACGCCATGCAGCACCCCAGCGATTGGCCCCTTCACCTGCCGGAAGAGCAGGCCCGCTCCCACGAACACAACGAAGAAACAAAGCAGCAGCAG
Proteins encoded in this region:
- a CDS encoding AAA family ATPase yields the protein MPGWYPTGSRPPWGEPRARRWPLPDSPIAELEVLIRAKYSVLYVQSWEERRVLEALRVVAHTLGRNVHVWSLTKGMEPPLTGAAAEQKSGLPLEIEALAGVHHGPEKAVFVLRDFHPYMSDQRVIRLLRDLGPKLRQKSQTVVILSPILKLPAELEKDITVVEFPLPDAAEIARLVDDRLKDAAGRPGVQTDISPGDREKLIAACQGLTISEIEDVLARSLVEKKRPDVEAVLTQKKQLIRKSGILEYYPSQVEMKDVGGLNAVKAWLSRRTVAFSEKAKAFGLPAPKGMLILGVQGCGKSLIAKSIAAHWGLPLLRMDVGKIFSGIVGSSEENMRKAIRVAESVAPCVLWTDELEKGFAGVQSSSFSDSGTTARVFATFLAWMQEKTAPVFLVATANDVTQLPPELLRKGRFDEIFFVDLPTPAEREEIFRIHLAKRGRNPSKFNLEKLVKATEGFSGAEIEQVVVSGLFAAFNADRELTTQDMIEEAGHLVPLSRMMQEDIAALREWARLRARPATVPEPAPEPKRRRVKK
- a CDS encoding methyltransferase domain-containing protein encodes the protein MTQQLNEPTVQSVRDMAYAFQKSRVLLSAFELGLFSALGDEDLAAEEVAMRAGADAGAVARLLNAQVALGLVRKSEGRFSNTPFASEHLVEGKPGYMAGLMHGANQWHTWSTLTEVVRTGKSMVPHHVADRGVEWLRAFIAAMHWRGVPQAPETLAPVDLRGVKRILDVGGGSGAYCMEMVRREPGAQAVVFDLPEVVGLTQEYVAAAGLTDRVTTQPGDYTREDLGRDYDLVFLCAIVHSNSYQANRSLVAKCARALSPGGRLVIVDYVMSEDRTQPPEGAMFSINMLLGTEGGDNYTETEMREWLRDAGLEFVSRTDLPFGTSVLIARKP